One segment of Mugil cephalus isolate CIBA_MC_2020 chromosome 14, CIBA_Mcephalus_1.1, whole genome shotgun sequence DNA contains the following:
- the LOC125020489 gene encoding recoverin-like: protein MGNSKSGAVSKEILEDLKLNTKFTETEIVQWYENFKKQCPTGRISKEEFQGIYSKFFPESEAETYAQHVFRSFDTNDDGTLDFKEYIIALHMTSTGKTTRKLEWAFSLFDVDKNGYITKTEVKEICTAIFKLIPKDELANLPADENTAEKRAEKLWKYFDKGDDERVAEGEFIQGVLDNDDALRLIQYTPSK from the exons ATGGGTAACAGCAAGAGTGGCGCCGTGTCCAAGGAGATCCTGGAGGACCTGAAGCTCAACACCAAGTTCACAGAGACTGAGATCGTCCAGTGGTATGAAAACTTCAAGAAGCAGTGTCCAACGGGGCGCATCTCAAAAGAGGAGTTTCAGGGCATCTACAGCAAGTTCTTCCCAGAGAGTGAAGCAGAAACGTACGCCCAGCATGTCTTCAGGTCCTTTGACACAAACGATGATGGTACGCTGGATTTCAAGGAGTACATCATTGCCCTGCACATGACGTCGACTGGGAAGACCACCAGGAAACTGGAATGGGCCTTCTCACTGTTCGACGTGGACAAAAATGGATACATCACCAAGACAGAGGTCAAGGAAATCTGCACG gcCATTTTCAAGCTGATTCCCAAAGATGAACTGGCTAATCTGCCCgcagatgaaaacacagcagagaagaGGGCGGAAAAACTCTGGAAGTACTTTGATAAAGGAGATGATG AACGAGTTGCAGAAGGGGAGTTCATCCAGGGAGTGTTGGATAATGACGACGCCCTTCGTTTGATTCAGTACACGCCGTCAAAGTAA
- the LOC125020235 gene encoding coiled-coil domain-containing protein 106-like, with protein sequence MNPPTSRDDTNPPDHYMPQSSAPSSSSSSGGGLYLDAYEVSFPLEGNMERPPSYHLGHGQHMMDEPVVQEPPHSQYSPFILVSNLRAHLYVSLEKNTWLQKRIEELEEERNFLRCQLDRFIVSLRSPEVTEWCGDPQRGVKVQPASSPSPPSPMTTRSGMTLKRLQGSGPRTRRGAAIPVKQEFHLEEDSYYTEDEYVEEEEEEEGEEEDEDSSLEKGAKKKGRGRAGGEPRMKMRRIFRITHGRERQRVKDPDGVLIRYKKILSTYQRVRSMSRAFQIHGVDRNTMASTSPIAELLLVAPEKVSEVGEFEASKEKLLDYARRCYKTMDDPTHAKVQTMKKTHKLLPISYRFRN encoded by the exons ATGAACCCTCCGACATCCAGAGACGATACTAACCCGCCAG ACCACTACATGCCGCAGTCGTCGGCtccgtcgtcgtcgtcgtcgtcgggTGGAGGTTTGTATCTGGACGCCTACGAGGTCTCGTTCCCTCTGGAGGGGAACATGGAGAGACCCCCCTCTTATCACCTGGGCCACGGCCAACACATGATGGACG agccAGTGGTCCAGGAGCCTCCTCACTCCCAGTACAGTCCGTTCATCCTGGTCTCAAACCTTCGTGCTCACCTGTACGTCTCCCTGGAGAAGAACACCTGGCTGCAGAAACGCatcgaggagctggaggaggagcggaACTTCCTGCGCTGTCAGCTGGACCGTTTCATCGTCAGCCTGAGGAGCCCcgaag TGACCGAGTGGTGTGGAGACCCTCAGCGTGGGGTGAAGGTTCAACCGGCCAgttctccttcccctccctcccccatgaCCACCAGGTCTGGGATGACCCTCAAACGCCTGCAGGGTTCAGGACCTCGGACCCGACGCGGCGCCGCCATCCCCG TGAAGCAGGAGTtccacctggaggaggacagttACTACACCGAGGACGAGtacgtggaggaggaggaggaggaggagggggaggaggaagacgaggactCGTCTCTGGAGAAGGGGGCGAAGAAGAAGGGCAGAGGGCGGGCGGGCGGAGAAccgaggatgaagatgaggaggatCTTCAGGATCACCCACGGACGGGAGAGGCAGCGAG TGAAAGACCCGGACGGGGTTCTGATCCGGTACAAGAAGATCCTGTCCACCTACCAGAGGGTGAGGAGCATGTCCAGGGCCTTCCAGATCCACGGGGTGGACCGGAACACCATGGCCTCCACCTCCCCCAtcgctgagctgctgctggtggcgcCGGAGAAG GTGTCGGAGGTCGGGGAGTTCGAGGCGTCCAAGGAGAAGCTCCTGGATTACGCCCGGCGCTGCTACAAGACCATGGACGACCCGACGCACGCCAAAGTCCAGACCATGAAGAAGACGCACAAGCTGCTGCCCATCTCCTACAGGTTCAGGAACTGA
- the tmem238a gene encoding transmembrane protein 238a — translation MDLCDRLSHCKIALAFAVLMDLLGGTALLVGVFADLRIKGNDFGDLLVYTGALFVVASLAGWVLWYSGNIEDMSSKRELGHISSAVDRLARTLSRKIRTHRNHP, via the exons ATGGACCTGTGTGACAGACTGTCTCACTGTAAAATAGCTCTGGCCTTCGCCGTGTTGATGGACCTGCTGGGAGGAACCGCTCTGCTGGTCGGAGTCTTCGCCGACCTGCGCATCAAAGGAAATGACTTTGGAGATTTACTGGTCTACACTG GAGCTCTGTTCGTGGTCGCGTCTCTGGCTGGATGGGTGCTGTGGTACAGCGGGAACATCGAAGACATGTCCTCCAAGAGGGAGCTTGGACACATCAGCAGCGCCGTCGACCGACTCGCCCGCACCCTCAGCCGCAAGATCCGAACCCACAGGAACCACCCCTGA